The genomic stretch ttccgcttcgcatggattggcggaaatctgaaagctcagtcgacggggagccatAGGGGAATTGGaagtggaattcaaattccagcgACGTGgctgcaagctctccttcctccccccccccccccccccccaccctgcTGCCAGAGCGCCCCTGAGAGCTTGCTCCCAGGCGAAATTATCTCCGAAGTTTCAAACTGTACCCAATCGGAATTATTTTACAGTGGTTACTTGCCAGTtttcgatggaggtaagcatgttttagcttatttctaaactaggaattattttaaatgaataataaagcaattctgCTATTCTGCTCTCGTATGATCTGCAGAACTAAGAAGATCTGGGAGGGTATAATCCGCCTCGGCGGCCTAATTGACCTCGGTGCATAACACCCGCagtgatctccataattctgcAGATCATACATTTATgtacgaaagccgaatccaatTATTGGGCTAAATAGCTTCCGCAACAACAGGAAACAACCAAAATAATAGACGAATGACCCAAACAATTTTTGTAACTCTTGAAACATCAGCAGTCAATGAAAGCAGGGGTGTCCGAGAGTTTCGAGGCTCCagaaaaatgttgtttatttcagcTTGTCTTGCGTGAGTACTGCATATTATGGGCTTCTTGTGCATACAGctttttcgagaaaggttgtcggaaaaaatgtgcacgcgacaatcacGAAAGGTAATTATATGGGATACGATCAATTCACTGTTCCTAACACCGTAGCTTtcgaacctactttttttgctttcctttagcactcgcaaacatttCTCCATGGCCTCTGGTGCCATTTTCTTAAATtcctttgaagaacagtgaactcaaaaccacccacaatacctttcgagattgacgcgtgcactttttccgacaacctttgtCGACATTGctgtatatattttaaatttcacTAAATAATATATAATTCTCGGTTACGGCTAGCTATTTAAAGGGTGCTACGGAAGAGAAGATCCGGTGGGTGCCCACGTCGGTAATAAGCTGTTTAATGTTTCAGCCAAAAATGACCTCAGTTAAAAATCTTACTTGAACAAGGTTGAGTATTACAGGCAACATCGTCCTCGGTTTTACCGATGcatttttttccacatttgcTTGGCAAAGGATTGTTGCATGATCTCGTTCTTCTTTTTTGCCCTCCTTCACAACTTGCACTGCACTGGCTCCAGCCAGACCAGGCAGAAAACATACCATCAACTGCAACAATTATGGAAACGTTAACGTAACACAGGAACAAAGCTGCCCCTTAATTACCGCGAACCGGTAAAAGAtcgtgaaaaaatatatatataaaatacaaaaaaaattacaatgaaTTAAAAAGTATTATTCGTGTCGATATTTAGTCTTCAATGCTTCCAGTGAAGGCTGGAGTTAAGAGTTAGAAGTGGCTccgtcattaaaaaaaaaaggggcaTTGATCTATGACGAACGTTTTGTCAAAGTGTTTACGGTTTTAACTCGATGGTTAGAAAACTTTGAGAAGAACTACAGCTATCATTATTACAAACAGCtacattattatcattaaaccACATTTCTGGTGGTCAATATTTTTTACGAAATTTACTTCACAAAGAAAATAGTGTCTGGtgaaaaaatttcctttttaagaaGGGGCTAGTACCTTAAACTAAGTGCAAAGAATTAACATGGTGGACAACGTTGTTAAATTCCTTACAAACACGGCAATTTTAGGAACACGAGATGCGCACAGCTTCTTTCGCTTCTAGagcctcaattttttttttaacataagcACAATTAACACAAGACTATCctgacaaatttttgaacggaaaaaaactgaaaaggatCCGCCTTTCGTTTACAAGGGACCGACTAACCCGTGTTACTTTTTGAACGGCAAAATGTGCAAGAGTTTGACCTGATCAGAGGTAGGCCAAATTTCATTCTTATGCCCACTAAACACCTGAACCATGCAAGTCTTTACACAGTTTGCGCGGTAAAAGAATGGAGTCTAGTTATACGCCTTTGGCAAAAAAGCGACAAAAGAGGCCATTCTAATGCTGACACTTGGAAAACTGTGTAAGGACACCTGACAACAGTACTGTCATACAATTTGTATGGTTCCTTGTAAACGGgttgcacaggtaaaaaattGGTCCGGAGGCCTGTAAACAGCCGGGTCTAAAACAGTCTCGACGTGGCTCTCGTGAAATTTTATGTCGATAAATTATGTGCGTGGcgtacaatgtacatgtaaagaCCGTCGCTTACGTCTAAATAATGACCTGTTTCGGACATACCATGGGGCGTATTTCTTTGCCCCTTATTGCAAACTGAAATAATCTTTTAAGGATTTAAAtcatagttttccctcaaaaaactGGTATAACGAAAAGGAAgattgaaagttgaaattgttATGGTAACAACAAAAGCGTCAATGTCTAACCAAAATACTTCTTTTTTTAGCAgtcacttttctcttttttggccaATTTCGTCTGATTCTCCGCGCGTTAGACTAGAAACAGTCTGCCTTTTTTAAGGTGGATTTTCtttgtcgcgtaatttttacgtacgcgcgtaaatttacgtgcttaCGCACGTAAAAAGTACTCAGCGATGGAAATCCATCGTTAGTCCGtcgagcgaaacgcgcgagaGACGAAAATGATCACGCGCGTCCACCGCGGCCAAACGTGTAAAGCGTTTTCTTATATTAGTttctgggatttcatttaccagtaaGTGGAATCAAGAAAGGATTGAAAGATGAAGTTGTTAAAAATGAAACAGCATACCTGCATGAATAATTCTGTAGACATAATTTGAAAATTCAACTCCTGCGCACAGTTCGTCTCTACTGTCGTCACATTTTTCGTAGTCCTTGTTATTGACGACCATGAGACAACGATCAGTGCTTCCATCCCTGTTAAATGTCTTCGTTGCGTTTTCACCGCTCCAACATTCGCCGTAGAATTGAAGACCAAAATAAGTATATCCTCTTTGGGAAACTTTTCTGGCGCAGTTCGAGACCTCTCTACATTGGTGGATAATTTTCAAGGcacattaaccctttaagccccaatttccacatacaaattctccaaactgatctttatacattttcttaaagaataagttgagagaatttgatgaaagatcaaagcattttctcttaggtgatcaatttattaattctcagaACCAAATCTCTTGACAATCAGTGGAtatggttaggagaaaattgatgttggacaCCATTGGgccttaaagggttaagcaactTAGTcaattgaaaacaacaacaacaacaacaagaacaacaaaagttTACTCTTAGTTCTTAAATTGGTTACTTTGGAGATAGACAAAACATATTCTCCGCTCTATTCTCTATGTAGACCTTTAGGGAACTATATCTAGCCGATTGTTTTAAAACGAACCTATCGAATTTGCCGTCATTTGAGTTAGCTAGGCTTTTGCGCCCGAAAAGCTCCAACACATTTacgaaggaaaagaaaaggagaaaaagaaaaagccgggaggaaggaaggaaaagaagaaaaaaaagtaattgtTGCACTtgcttagtttttataatggctttattagagagattttggccaaaaaacaCTGTTTGCCgtaacgtttttaaaaattaacgATCATACATCATGGTGAtcgttctttgtttttttttatcttatgaCCTTTTTATTTGAAGGAATTTTCGTGAAGAGAtccacagaaaagaaaaaaagacttaGAGACccaatgaaaaattttatttcgagtTTGGACCTTTGTTGCTAATTTTTATGGCGTCTTTAATTTGACAAACTACTGTTCTTGTATCATCCAGCTTGGTTTTTCTCAAGAGTTAGTCAATTCATTTCCGTTTATTTTCAGCAGGAAGCAATCAGAAGTCGAATATTCACCTAGAAAATGGTTGATTCCAAAAAACGAGTGAGGAGGTTCTTCAATTCCGTAATCCTGACCCAAAGCTtcgtgcaatcccgtaatcccgagaGTTATTTTTGGCTTCCCACCTCTCGCTTACCCTTTCAATTCTCCAATCTCACTCcgattttgcttaaaaatcctgaatcccgagcttcaaataggggaaatcccgtatcccgaaaaacctattgggCACCATAACAGGGAAGCTTGATTTGCCAAAATTTGAACACGGATGATAAAAGAAGTTcggaagagagagagagagagtcaTAAAAGAAGTTCGGAATGCGGGATTATCGTGGAAAAAGAACGGGACATCTATTTCTAATTTATTAACTCACCCGAATAAAGCAGTTTATTACTGCATCACACCAgtttaacaaaaataattacattgtataaaaaaaatccataaataacattattataaactaaaaaaattaaaatttccatctaatgaaataaacttttgagtagaataaaaataaaaaattaaaaccactCTCCCTGATTAATAAGATGGCCGCGCACGGCAGATTTAAAAATGTCATTATCCTTAATATTCACCACATCACCGTGTAACTTGTTCCAGTATTTATAGACCCTGGGAAGAAACTATTGGCATGCTGGTTACAGCTAGAGTGAGGTCTCAGAAACAACATAGAATTAGCAATCTCTTGAGGTATGGGAAATAGGAGTTAAATACCAATCTCAAATCTCTCTCAACGTTGTCTGTTAAATAACCCAGATTTGCGTTTAATTTTTACGTTCTAGCAAACTAAACGCTAAACTTTTAAATTAAGAAGCCTTACCTCTTGATGGTTTCTCGAGGATCGTTCCAATCAAAAGTACTACGATAATCTTCTACCAACAACGGCAAAGGGCGAGGTTTCACCAAAAAATCCCAAAAGCATCCAACTTTTTCATACTCTATACACTCATCTGCGTCTTCCACGTTGTTGAGAGCTGATAAAATacatgattttttaaaataaaagaaataaagagtTCCTTTTGGCAATCACAATGTGCTCGAATTAGCCGAGCAATAAATTAAGCAACGGCTTAAAATGCCAAAAGTACCAGTATCAGGtagatttattatttattatactGGCTTTAGAGGTTCGCTAAGAGTGATCAGCTTGAAATTACTGATGGTAATATCTGTGCTTTAGAAAACAGAGTAGTCGTGACAattgaggacatgatcacacaagattaATCTAActatacttcaacaaattctcccctcTACTTTGTTTGAAAATTCATAGGGACGACAATTGAGAATTTATTAGGGTCCGGTCATTTTCCGTCTTCTTTGAAACCTGCTGCTCTTTTATCTCCACTACTTAAGAAAGCCAACTTAGATCATTTATTTCTTGCAAACTACAGACCTATTTCAAACCTCAAGGTCatttcaaaaattattgaatAAATGAGCCGCTAAAACCTGCCTATAAACCTTTCCACAGTTGTGAAACCGCCCTTGGGCGTGTTTACAATGACGTTTTGGTTGCTATTGATAAACGTCACTGTGTCATGCTGCTACTGTTAGACCTGTCTGCTGCCTTCGAGACTGTGGATCACAATATCCTCCTTACAAGCTTGTACTCTAAATACTCTATCTCTGGCATAGCTCTTGAATGGTTTCGCTGCCACCTCACTAATCGCTCGCAATTCGCGATAATCGAAGAGTGTAGATCACAGTCTCACGAGCTCAAGTGCGGTGTACCTCAAGGTTCTGTCTTTGGACCGATTCTGTATGTACTCTACACAGTACCACTGGCGAACATTCTACGATTCCATGAAATGCAATGTCACTTTTACGCCCATGACACTCGATTGTATATTTCTTTCTCTACAAGCAACGATGTGGAATTAACCAACAGTATCACTAAGATTGAGGAATGCCTGTCCGACATTGATAAGTGGAAGTCCATTAACAGactaaaactaaacaaagacaAGACTGAGCTTCTTTACTTATTCTCAAAGTATAATCCACAACCATCCCTACCCCCGCTTCGCTTTGGAACTGACATAATCAAGCCctctttacatgcaatcttcgATACCACTATAATGTCCATGCTTCGCCATGTCAACAATGTTTGTAAATCTGCATTTTATCATCTTCGCACCATTTCCAGCATAAGGAAATACTTATCAACGCAAACTACTGAGATTCTTATTCACGCCTTTGTAACTTCCAAACATCATATGGGTAATATCTTAAACATTCATCCTTGAAAGTAACTTGAAAGGTTTTGAAAACTTCTCTCGATTGACAGCGGTGAACCACGCGCGTGACCTAAGGCGCTGCTCGACGATCGCGAGCGTGTGCACTCCCCTGACAAAAtcagaagaaaaagagaaactgcGCGCGTTGGCGTTGCGATAAAATCACACCTGCTCAAGAAAATCATGCACTTCATAGATTTTTTCTCTACATCCTAGCATTTGGCGCTGAGGCCAATATAAAAAAGAACTAGTCTGCTTTTATATTAGGCTATTAAATATAAAGACTTTTTATAACCTCTCGCTATCATTATGCCATAGCAAATAAGGAAACTAAAGActgcattcattcattcttcAGTTTCTTCCCATATGTCAAAAACAAGAGAACTTCAGATTTTTTAACTAAACAACTCGGCCAGGGCGAAAACCTTGGCCCGGCAGATCGAAAGTCCTGAAACAAACGAATTGACAACTTACAGTAGCACCACGctctaaaaaaattatctaaGCCAAGCAAATCTCGATTTCAGAAATCGTGGGCGCCCAACGAGTTAAAATATCCAAATACATCTTGTCTTTTTAAGTACAtattcaaaaaatatatatgtaataaaataaatttcctttgcAGTCGCAGAAGAATTTTCAGCTGGTGGCCATGTTATAGTAGTTTTAGTCATTTCTGTCactgttaaaagaaaaacaaagaattttcaATCTTACCTTCCGCTAATCCTCTGTcatgaaacaaaagaattgcCATAAATTCGAGACAAACTAAAAACTGAGCTGGTCTCATCACTTGTTGAATAAAGAATTCCCTCTATATAGCCAACTCGTTCAGTTTCAAAACGAAGTCCTCGTCTCTTCACCTCTGACTTCACCCTAGTTTCTTTGTCCGTCTGCTTTTATTAATATCCCTTCTTTTCCGGAGTAAACAAATATGACACATTTATAAACTGTTTTCTTCCTTGTTCcgggagattttttttttatccggCGGCTCAATCTACCCCTGATGTGTTTTTGATATCGGAGTACAAGAGCAAAATAACCTAACTTTGTACAGAGAGATAAAGCTGCCTCTCTGGCTTTGTGCTTTGTAATACTATCTTTTGATTATTCCCTAACAGATTTCTGTTCCTTTAAGGCGAAACAATAAGTGAACGGCTTGTATATGAGCAGTTCATATACAACTGTAATGCAATCAGTCTCAGTGTCGCTTAAAACGACAAAAAGGTTTACAGTGGTGCTATATAGAAGATCTAGGATGCGACTACTTGCTGTCAAAAAAAGATTCGATTAATCTCATCTCATCGAGATTTCAATCTTGTAGCTAGTCTTTGTTAAAAATCCGCCTTCTATTTTTTACCCCATTGAATGAGTGTTTACTCTGTTGTTATGTCAGATGTGAAGGTAGCCTCTTTAATTCAATATCGAATTCAATGGCTCGGTTTTTACAGTATATTTTATCAGTACCAACTGGTCAAATATTAgtaaattttgcaaatttaacAGCTAAAGAGTCCTACCTatgatttaaaaaagaaatctcTTCTTTTCCTTGTGATTCCATAGCCACACACTCAATCTCATTCTGGtaatgaaaatcaaatttactattattaataattgttatttatcattattattattattgttattaaaattattggtcttgtttcaatttaattttttaaactttttttgtattACACGGAAAGAACAGCCCAAAGGGGTGCAGGTGGGGAAATATTCAGACTCCAAACTCATTACtaattcagaaagaaaaaacaaaagggtGTCTTTATAACTATCTgttaaagacacggctaaactttacgtaaAATTTTTTTAGAACAAAATGACTCCAACTCGAagtattagtgcaagaatgagttgatctatatctgCTCATACTTTTTAGACAGTACGTAATAACCCGTATGAGATATTTACGAACGATCTGATGGGTGGGTACCTCTGATGGAAgtgtttttttcaaaagaaaggttAGAAACGATGTCTAATCAAATAAAGGAACTTGTAACATACACTCTGTTTTTCTcactaataattataataacaacCTTAGTAGCTCTCAGTGTTTTTTCTCCACCCTTTGACAGTTCATAGTTTAATTGCTCTTCCAAAGTTATCTCATTTaataaaatcaaagaaactGTTAATGGTTTCATTTTATAtgagtttattattattatttttatagacATTTTTTATCATGATTTTAATACCATGACGATAAGATATTCCATTTTATTGCTGTATCAATAGGATACTAACGTCAGAAAACCTGACTGCGAACTGTTCAAGTTTAAGCTCAAAATACTCAGGCTAGCAATTGGCTTTTTTGAAAGAATATCTCAGAATTTTCTTCTTTAAGGAATGATAATGTTCCAAAGTAtaggaaacaaaaaaaggaaagaaaactctATAATGTCTACGCATTTTAGCCATCCTAATATTTCAATTCCACGACTCCTTCGCTTTCGTTGAAATGTAAGAGAATAATACGTAAAACAGTGGTGTATAAAAAGATTATAATAAGTCattttagaaatttatttttgtagCCGGCCTTCATTAAGCAGCAACGCCATTAATTCTCTTTCTCTTCAATTCGtgaattttccttgttttcctCGAGCCGGTACACCAttcaagaaaatttgaaaaaagaatagtaaattattatcttttttcatatatttttgaaGTATAACGGACCATTCACCCACGCCGGGCAACGACATTTAATTTCCTTGGTGTTTCTTTTCATGTTACGCTCGGTAAGAACTGTGCAAATATTAGCAAGAAATGTCACCATCATGTTTACTTAAATATTCTGTGTATTGAGTCTCATATAATTATAAGTTGTGAATTAAAATGTTATCAGAAAGAAGTTGAGGGTTTATGCTTCATTGACACAAAAGCCGGGGTAAATTTGTTTACTGAAAGATGCTCAATTTCCCAGTTGTCCACGAATACTGCATGCTGATTTTGTTGTCGACTACAATAAGTATCTAGAGAGCACAATCGAGGCGGAGAGTTGAATATGCTTGTCATCAGgttatcaaaaatatatatctttaagatttttctGCTGAAGTTCGTTTTACTAAGGCTAGGTTTATGAAATATGTTCGTTGGTACGATTTAAAGCTTTTAAGAATTGATCCGTTTCTTACAACTAACAGATATATAATCTCCATCTCTCTCATACAAACGTCCCTCAGCCTCATGACACCTTTtaataataggctattttttaacgATACTTTAACCACAATAATTATTTCGGAATATCAATTTATAATGCAAACACATGGGTTAGTTTCACGGCCATATAGACCTGCAAGAATGTTGGTTTATCAAGAGAAAAGGGTTTAAATCTTGGCTCTTGGTTTACAGTCTTTTCGAATGCTATCCCAGAATCCCTAGTGggattattattttgtttctcaaaaatttaaatagAAGTTTTGGCCATTTAAACCGGAGCTCTCACGCGCGCAACAGGGCACCATGGTTacaaaatttggttatctatgcatctaAGACACTGTCCACACGAATctgttttcatttgaaaacgcAACGTTTTCTTTACGGATACAGCTTCTGTCCGCACGTATCCGATGAAAAAGATCACAGAAAACGAATCTTTTTGAAAACGCTGAGAACACAGTATCAGTTCAAGTCCACTCCGCGCAATATTAGAAacttattcaagatggcggacgggcgcttccctttcttttcttttatactTGGGCTTATTTCTAACCTAATTGCttattttcaggaaaatttaGCTTTATTAATTCTTCAAGCTGATCATTCCAGGAGGCGGCAGAACATTATCAGGTTATTTCCGCTACCGGTGTCAAGAGGCAAAAGGTTGGTTCTCCCTTTagtttgactttgtttttgcCCTGATATTGACATTTCAAACTGTTTCTGCGACTTTGAAAAGAACGTCACAACAATATAAACCCACACCAAAGAAATTCAAAGGTGGCgccttattattattttgcggGCTTAAAATAGCGAACACGTATGCGTCAAGCATGTGCAGTCGGGTAAGTTATCCTTTTCAAACCGATTCATCGTATACTTGTGGACGGGCGTAAACGATGCGAAAACGTTACAAGTGGAcgcaaatttttttgaaaacggagaaaaaaggTTGCGTTTTCAAACGAATACGGATACGTGTAGACAAGGCCTAAGAAATTTTGGTCGTGACAAAATGGTCCGTACGTACATTCATGTTAGCGGATGTCAGGAGTCGGCTCCTGCGGATGTGAAATGTTAAACTAGCTTGGAGTCCAAGGTATGTACAATCggtatttaaccctttaaaacctaagatcaaaatttggattcttatttgttgcccctattaaTTTCCCACaaaagtagtggggag from Porites lutea chromosome 1, jaPorLute2.1, whole genome shotgun sequence encodes the following:
- the LOC140938759 gene encoding hemicentin-1-like — translated: MRPAQFLVCLEFMAILLFHDRGLAEALNNVEDADECIEYEKVGCFWDFLVKPRPLPLLVEDYRSTFDWNDPRETIKREVSNCARKVSQRGYTYFGLQFYGECWSGENATKTFNRDGSTDRCLMVVNNKDYEKCDDSRDELCAGVEFSNYVYRIIHAVDGMFSAWSGWSQCSASCEGGQKRRTRSCNNPLPSKCGKKCIGKTEDDVACNTQPCSTPEPCEDTNSKCELYKELGLCNNPDVIKSCRKTCEKCS